A genomic window from Terrisporobacter glycolicus ATCC 14880 = DSM 1288 includes:
- a CDS encoding NAD(+)/NADH kinase, with translation MGRIITINSNKVQKSLDTRDILHKKLIKVGFDVDYEYNPKAELIISIGGDGCFLQTIRDYNIPSIPLVGINTGHLGFFPDITPKDIDAFIQSYLQEDYVTQELPLLQTKVSTSHGCFNIFGINEAVVKGDKSRTIHLKLDINNKRVQNFSGDGLIISTSAGSTAYNYAVGGSIVDTSLNVIQVAPISPINTNAYRCFTSSIICSHDSVVNVSPECEFENSTLVVVDGLEYNFNEIDNISLSISDRKIKLLRTSNYEFWSRVCEKFL, from the coding sequence ATGGGGAGAATCATAACAATAAATTCTAATAAAGTACAAAAATCTCTTGATACTAGAGATATCTTACATAAAAAATTAATTAAAGTTGGATTTGACGTTGACTATGAATATAATCCTAAAGCAGAATTAATAATATCTATAGGTGGAGATGGCTGCTTTTTACAAACTATTCGAGATTATAATATTCCAAGCATACCTTTAGTAGGAATTAATACTGGCCATTTAGGTTTTTTTCCAGATATAACTCCAAAGGATATAGATGCTTTTATTCAATCTTATTTGCAAGAAGATTATGTAACTCAAGAGTTGCCTCTTCTTCAAACTAAAGTTTCCACTAGCCATGGCTGTTTTAATATTTTTGGCATAAATGAAGCTGTTGTTAAGGGGGATAAATCTAGAACTATTCATCTAAAATTAGATATAAACAATAAGCGTGTACAAAACTTTAGTGGAGATGGTTTAATAATATCAACATCTGCTGGTTCTACTGCTTATAATTATGCCGTAGGTGGTAGCATTGTTGACACAAGTTTAAACGTTATTCAAGTTGCACCCATATCACCAATAAACACAAATGCCTATAGATGTTTCACATCAAGCATTATATGTTCACATGATTCCGTTGTTAATGTATCTCCGGAATGTGAGTTTGAAAATTCTACCCTAGTCGTGGTAGATGGTTTAGAGTATAATTTTAATGAAATAGATAATATAAGTCTTTCCATATCAGATAGAAAAATCAAGCTCCTTAGAACATCAAATTATGAGTTCTGGAGTAGGGTGTGTGAGAAATTCTTATAA
- a CDS encoding YbaK/EbsC family protein, protein MSVEKVREFLKEYNKDNDIMEHELSSATVELAAEAVGVIPARIAKTLSFKNKEGDNAILIVTAGDAKIDNKKFKSEFGHKAKMLTPEEVLEYIGHGIGGVCPFAIKNDQVKVYLDLSMKRFDTIFPAAGSSNSSIELTCDELERFSHSEKWIDVCKGYEEMEEVK, encoded by the coding sequence ATGTCGGTAGAAAAAGTTAGAGAATTTTTAAAAGAGTATAATAAAGATAATGATATTATGGAGCATGAGTTATCTTCAGCAACAGTTGAATTGGCAGCAGAGGCAGTGGGAGTTATTCCTGCTAGAATTGCAAAGACACTTTCCTTCAAAAATAAAGAAGGTGACAATGCCATATTAATTGTAACAGCTGGTGATGCTAAAATTGACAATAAGAAATTTAAAAGTGAATTTGGACATAAAGCTAAAATGTTGACACCAGAGGAAGTATTAGAATACATAGGCCATGGTATAGGCGGTGTATGTCCGTTTGCCATTAAAAATGATCAAGTAAAAGTATACTTAGATCTTTCCATGAAGAGGTTTGATACAATTTTCCCAGCAGCAGGAAGTAGCAATTCATCTATAGAATTAACTTGTGATGAGCTAGAAAGATTTTCTCATTCAGAGAAGTGGATAGATGTTTGCAAAGGATATGAAGAAATGGAAGAAGTGAAATAA
- a CDS encoding HlyC/CorC family transporter codes for MDSSTGSLVQIVLLVILLIGSGFFSASETALMSLSRIKIRHMEEDGVRGAKLVGSLIENSNRLLTSILIGNNIVNIAATSISTSLFISIWGTQGVAAATALMTVLVLVFGEITPKTISASTPEKVALMVAKPIKFFMIILKPVVAVFNVITKIIFKLLGVDDHGVRPFITEEELKTMVNVSHEEGLLEMEEREIINNVFEFGDMQAKEAMVQRLDIVAIDAEDSYEEIIELFKTEKLSRMPVYEETIDDIIGILNIKDVIFLNDEEIANFDIKQYIRDPFFTYEFKKITQLLEEMKKDKSQMAIVVDEYGGTAGLITIEDLVEVIVGDIEDEFDEEEDEIEVISSNEFLVEGSTKISDVNEVLNINLESDEFDSIGGYIIGYIKHIPEENELIEVDRVKFNIESVDKNRIKKIRIML; via the coding sequence TTGGATAGCTCGACCGGTAGTTTGGTTCAAATAGTTTTATTAGTAATTTTATTAATAGGGTCAGGATTTTTCTCTGCATCTGAGACAGCATTAATGTCGCTTAGCAGAATAAAAATAAGACATATGGAAGAAGATGGAGTTAGAGGAGCAAAATTAGTAGGTTCTTTAATAGAGAATTCTAATAGATTGCTTACATCCATATTAATAGGAAATAACATAGTTAATATAGCAGCAACATCTATATCTACTTCATTATTTATAAGTATATGGGGAACACAAGGTGTGGCAGCAGCAACAGCATTGATGACTGTATTAGTATTAGTTTTTGGAGAAATAACACCCAAAACTATATCGGCTAGTACTCCTGAAAAAGTAGCATTAATGGTTGCAAAACCAATTAAATTTTTTATGATAATATTAAAGCCAGTAGTAGCAGTATTTAATGTTATTACAAAAATAATATTTAAACTTCTTGGCGTAGATGATCATGGTGTAAGACCATTTATTACAGAAGAAGAGTTAAAAACCATGGTGAATGTAAGTCATGAAGAAGGTTTATTAGAAATGGAAGAAAGAGAAATAATCAATAATGTTTTTGAATTTGGTGATATGCAAGCAAAAGAAGCTATGGTTCAAAGACTAGACATTGTAGCTATTGATGCAGAAGATAGTTATGAAGAAATAATTGAATTATTTAAAACAGAAAAGTTAAGTAGAATGCCTGTATATGAAGAGACAATTGACGATATTATAGGTATATTAAATATAAAAGATGTAATATTCTTAAATGATGAAGAAATAGCTAATTTTGATATAAAACAATATATTAGAGATCCTTTCTTTACTTATGAATTTAAGAAAATTACGCAACTTCTTGAAGAAATGAAAAAAGACAAAAGTCAAATGGCCATTGTAGTAGATGAATATGGCGGTACAGCAGGTTTAATAACAATAGAAGATTTAGTAGAAGTTATAGTCGGAGACATAGAAGATGAATTTGACGAGGAAGAAGATGAAATAGAAGTAATTAGTTCTAATGAGTTCCTTGTTGAAGGAAGTACTAAAATTAGCGACGTAAATGAAGTTTTAAATATTAACTTAGAATCTGATGAATTTGACTCTATAGGAGGATATATTATAGGATATATCAAACACATACCAGAAGAAAATGAACTTATAGAAGTAGATAGAGTTAAATTTAATATAGAGTCAGTAGACAAAAACAGAATAAAGAAAATCAGAATAATGTTATAG
- a CDS encoding ABC transporter ATP-binding protein, with the protein MLEVKNLYCGYDGKDIIKNISFNVKNGENLCIVGPNGCGKSTLLKSIANIIDYKGSIKIDNKESFMLSRVELAKKVGLMSQISQLYFPYTVYDTVSLGRYAYSKGAFSKLSYEDKQIIVDSMNKVGVYDLKDKMITELSGGQLQRVFLARVFAQDPDIILLDEPTNHLDFKNQIDLLENLNEWVKNNNKIVIGVLHDLNLVQYFADKVLMIKDGEEVSYGTPENVLKDKLLNDIYGMDIKNFMVNILQKWA; encoded by the coding sequence ATGTTAGAAGTTAAAAATCTTTATTGTGGTTATGATGGAAAAGATATAATTAAGAATATCAGTTTTAATGTAAAAAATGGAGAAAACCTATGTATAGTTGGTCCTAATGGTTGTGGCAAAAGTACATTATTAAAATCTATAGCTAATATTATTGATTATAAAGGAAGTATAAAAATAGATAATAAAGAATCATTTATGCTTAGTAGAGTGGAATTAGCAAAAAAGGTTGGGCTTATGAGCCAAATATCTCAATTATACTTTCCCTATACTGTTTATGATACTGTATCCCTGGGAAGATACGCATATTCAAAGGGAGCTTTTTCAAAACTTTCTTATGAAGATAAACAAATAATTGTAGATAGTATGAATAAAGTAGGCGTATACGATCTTAAAGATAAGATGATTACAGAATTATCAGGAGGACAATTACAAAGAGTATTTTTAGCCAGAGTATTTGCACAAGATCCAGATATAATTTTACTAGATGAACCAACAAATCATCTTGATTTTAAAAATCAAATAGATCTTTTGGAAAACCTTAATGAATGGGTAAAAAATAACAATAAAATTGTAATAGGTGTTCTGCATGATTTAAATCTAGTACAATATTTTGCAGACAAAGTTCTTATGATTAAAGATGGGGAAGAAGTTTCTTACGGAACTCCAGAAAATGTTTTAAAAGATAAATTGCTAAATGATATTTATGGAATGGATATAAAGAATTTTATGGTGAATATTTTGCAAAAATGGGCTTAA
- the yfcE gene encoding phosphodiesterase — protein MKIGVLSDTHGSLPYLEKALDTLSDCDILLHLGDVLYHGPRNDLPEGYNPKAVIEIVNKLDNITIVRGNCDADVDQMVINHPIESPFVHKKIDNISVLMDHGYQSSREDIINKARELGVDILIQGHTHVKELSVDRDIIILNPGSTAIPKDGTHSVATIEILNDDNIEDEFELEINLIDINTKEIIEIDNCDCEDGCDCK, from the coding sequence ATGAAAATTGGAGTACTTAGTGACACTCATGGAAGTTTACCTTATTTAGAAAAAGCATTGGATACATTGTCAGACTGTGACATATTACTTCATCTTGGTGATGTATTATACCACGGTCCTAGAAATGATCTTCCTGAAGGATATAACCCGAAAGCTGTAATAGAAATAGTAAATAAACTAGATAATATTACAATAGTTAGAGGTAACTGTGATGCTGATGTAGATCAAATGGTTATAAATCATCCAATTGAATCTCCTTTTGTACATAAAAAAATAGACAATATTAGTGTACTTATGGATCATGGATATCAATCATCAAGAGAAGATATAATAAATAAAGCTAGAGAATTAGGTGTAGATATACTTATTCAAGGTCATACTCACGTAAAAGAATTATCTGTAGATAGAGATATTATAATTCTAAATCCTGGTAGTACTGCTATACCAAAAGATGGTACACATTCTGTAGCAACAATAGAAATATTAAATGATGACAATATTGAAGATGAATTTGAATTAGAAATTAATCTAATAGATATAAATACAAAAGAAATAATTGAAATTGATAATTGTGATTGCGAAGACGGATGTGATTGCAAATAA
- the ytvI gene encoding sporulation integral membrane protein YtvI, with product MCVSVLNRSFLYKLKNNVIFFVIYLLLFLLVVKTFGYIAPFFIAGLLAVIINPISEKLKRKFKVNKGISTLFLSLLGVGLVIFLASFLLVKGSQQLVSFLNNIDSNSYSYLGTMINDWVSNLDKYVNYFQGISNNSIDIQSLVANYGKNLADIAKTMLAKIIDLATSLPTVVLIIITLFMSTYFIAKDFDKIENSFLNIFTDDTKVKVRRVKNEIMSSIKGYIKAYTILMSITFLVIWISFSIFKIPYGLPLAIIGALLDLIPFLGIIVIFVPVIIYYFVIENYFISIGIAIVFIGLSILRQILEPKLVSVNVGISPLLTIIAIFVGIQVAGILGIIFFLGLLVMHDILEKVDIL from the coding sequence ATGTGTGTGTCTGTACTAAATAGATCCTTTTTATATAAGTTAAAAAATAATGTAATATTTTTTGTTATATATTTACTACTATTTTTATTAGTTGTAAAAACTTTTGGATATATAGCTCCGTTCTTTATAGCAGGTTTGTTAGCGGTTATTATAAACCCTATATCTGAAAAGTTAAAAAGAAAATTTAAAGTAAATAAAGGAATATCAACTTTGTTTTTAAGTTTATTAGGTGTTGGATTAGTTATATTCTTAGCTTCATTTTTACTAGTCAAAGGAAGCCAACAGTTAGTTTCATTTTTAAATAACATAGATAGCAATAGCTATTCATATTTGGGAACAATGATAAATGATTGGGTAAGCAACCTAGATAAATATGTGAACTATTTTCAGGGAATATCTAACAACAGTATAGACATTCAAAGTTTAGTAGCAAACTATGGGAAGAACCTTGCGGATATAGCTAAGACAATGTTAGCCAAGATAATAGATTTAGCAACATCTCTTCCCACAGTAGTACTTATAATAATAACATTATTTATGTCTACATATTTTATAGCTAAAGATTTTGATAAAATAGAGAATTCTTTTTTAAATATTTTTACAGATGACACAAAAGTAAAAGTACGTAGGGTAAAAAATGAAATAATGTCTTCAATAAAAGGGTACATAAAAGCATATACAATTTTAATGAGTATTACATTTTTAGTTATATGGATAAGTTTCTCAATATTTAAGATTCCTTATGGATTACCTTTGGCCATAATAGGCGCTTTACTAGATTTAATACCTTTCTTAGGTATAATTGTAATATTTGTTCCAGTTATAATTTATTACTTTGTTATAGAAAACTATTTTATTTCTATAGGAATAGCAATAGTATTTATAGGATTATCAATACTTAGACAAATATTAGAGCCAAAGTTAGTATCTGTAAATGTTGGAATAAGTCCATTGCTTACAATAATAGCAATATTTGTGGGTATACAAGTAGCAGGAATATTAGGAATAATATTCTTCTTAGGGTTATTAGTTATGCATGATATATTAGAAAAAGTAGATATACTATAA
- a CDS encoding nucleoid-associated protein, with product MVIHKYIIHVLDRNSESPILNDFEGKNNIEVDKFFEKIINRAIKDDDLRKAVFKDYNDNIIKNCCEQIIYDDDTFVHNSKEIASYLFDIMKKYEDIDSCDLAMCLYSVKDEKYVGIVKLDYKKLYTHSIELLDEKFNIQIISNEIGIPDTGRQKQCALVGINGINDEFHLRLLDKDSEKEEDPEKKSRFITEFLNAEKVTDDKFNTKTFKTTADNWITNAMGNNIKKAEDVRSLLNYTLKEKEEVDIEQFVEKSIDDDNLKESFKELMVDRGIETNFNIDKKWVEKKLKKRSIKTDNGFDIKGNLVDFEDPMKYSVRQNEDGTVDIIIKNVSFYEEK from the coding sequence ATGGTTATACATAAGTATATTATTCATGTTCTTGATAGAAATAGTGAAAGCCCAATATTAAACGATTTTGAAGGAAAAAACAATATAGAGGTAGATAAGTTTTTCGAAAAAATAATTAATAGAGCAATAAAAGATGACGATTTAAGAAAGGCAGTATTTAAGGATTATAATGATAATATAATAAAAAATTGTTGTGAGCAAATAATCTACGATGATGACACTTTCGTCCATAATTCAAAAGAAATAGCTTCTTATTTATTTGATATAATGAAAAAATATGAAGATATAGACTCATGTGACTTGGCAATGTGTTTATATAGTGTGAAAGATGAAAAATATGTGGGAATAGTAAAATTAGATTATAAGAAACTATACACTCACTCTATAGAATTATTAGATGAAAAATTCAACATACAAATAATAAGTAATGAAATAGGGATTCCAGATACAGGAAGACAAAAACAATGTGCATTAGTTGGAATTAATGGAATAAATGATGAATTCCACTTAAGATTATTAGACAAAGATTCAGAAAAAGAAGAAGATCCAGAAAAAAAATCTAGATTTATAACTGAATTTTTAAATGCGGAGAAAGTTACAGATGATAAGTTTAATACAAAAACTTTTAAAACTACTGCAGACAACTGGATAACAAATGCCATGGGTAATAATATTAAAAAAGCAGAAGATGTTAGAAGTTTATTAAACTACACTTTAAAGGAAAAAGAAGAAGTAGATATAGAACAATTTGTGGAAAAATCAATAGATGATGACAATTTAAAAGAAAGTTTCAAAGAGTTAATGGTTGACAGGGGAATTGAAACTAATTTTAATATAGACAAAAAATGGGTTGAGAAAAAACTTAAAAAAAGAAGCATAAAAACAGACAATGGATTTGATATAAAAGGAAATCTTGTGGATTTTGAAGATCCTATGAAATATAGTGTTAGACAAAATGAAGATGGCACAGTTGATATAATAATAAAAAATGTAAGTTTCTATGAAGAAAAATAA
- a CDS encoding RluA family pseudouridine synthase — translation MFRKEDQKYNVISYINEDENLTLKEVLLDKLNFSVRSLSKMKRYKTVKVNNKYVRPADKINKGDLIEVKIDEDMADFKPQDLKLPILYDDFDIIMLNKPPFMVVHPTKSHFENTIANGVTHYVLGKNENVKIRFVNRLDMNTSGLVIVAKNPYAQFVLSSDMKEDKVEKMYIAVVKGVVKEDFGTINEPIYRPTDDSIKRIVHEDGQPSVTHFEVLQRLNDATVLKLKLETGRTHQIRVHLNHIGHGIIGDELYGHVDEKLINRQALHAFSLKLKQPRTREDLEFKAPLPKDMEELIEKLK, via the coding sequence ATGTTTAGAAAAGAAGATCAAAAATATAATGTTATTTCATACATAAATGAAGATGAAAATTTAACTTTAAAAGAAGTATTGTTGGATAAGCTAAACTTTTCAGTAAGATCATTATCAAAAATGAAAAGATATAAAACTGTAAAAGTAAATAATAAATATGTTAGGCCAGCAGATAAAATAAACAAAGGTGATTTAATTGAAGTCAAAATTGATGAAGATATGGCAGATTTTAAGCCACAAGATTTAAAGTTACCTATTTTATATGATGATTTTGATATAATAATGTTAAATAAACCACCATTTATGGTAGTTCATCCAACAAAGAGTCACTTCGAAAATACTATTGCCAATGGTGTGACACATTATGTTTTGGGAAAAAATGAAAATGTAAAAATAAGATTTGTAAATAGACTTGATATGAACACATCAGGCTTAGTTATTGTGGCGAAAAATCCTTATGCTCAATTTGTTTTATCCTCAGATATGAAAGAAGATAAAGTTGAGAAAATGTATATAGCTGTAGTAAAAGGTGTGGTTAAAGAAGATTTTGGTACTATAAATGAGCCAATATATAGACCTACTGATGATAGTATAAAGAGGATTGTTCATGAAGATGGACAGCCATCAGTAACACATTTTGAAGTATTACAAAGATTAAATGATGCTACAGTTTTAAAACTAAAACTAGAAACAGGAAGAACACATCAAATACGAGTTCACCTAAATCACATAGGTCATGGAATAATAGGTGATGAGTTATATGGGCATGTGGATGAAAAATTAATTAATAGACAAGCTTTACATGCTTTCAGTTTAAAGTTAAAGCAACCAAGAACTAGAGAAGATTTAGAGTTTAAGGCACCACTTCCAAAAGATATGGAAGAATTAATAGAAAAATTAAAATAA
- a CDS encoding FecCD family ABC transporter permease: protein MNITNRKKIAVSIISLLAIIWLGTSIGSSDISIFDTLSIIGNKMLNLPLSENVTPKHISIIWNLRLPRVLLAFLVGGCLATSGAVVQSILKNELASPYTLGVSSGASLGAGLIIVTGISIPLIGGFTLPFIGFIFGLITMFSVIVFSTKIDKTMSNNTVVLVGMVLSLFVNALLTTLTAFFSNDLKSIALWQMGSFAMRGWTYVGLILPFFLVGMLGVFKYTKEMDILTFGEEQAKAVGVDTYKVKRKLFVYCAILTGGSVALSGTIGFVDLIAPHVVRKAFGSNHKYVIPMSFLFGGGLMVIADLISRTLFAPIELPVGAVTALIGAPFFAYVYFKKGS, encoded by the coding sequence ATGAATATAACAAATAGAAAAAAAATAGCCGTAAGTATAATTTCATTACTTGCAATTATTTGGTTAGGAACATCTATAGGAAGCTCAGATATAAGTATATTTGATACACTGTCCATAATAGGTAATAAAATGTTAAATTTACCTTTATCAGAAAATGTTACACCAAAACATATTTCTATAATATGGAACCTTAGATTACCAAGAGTATTATTAGCATTTTTAGTTGGAGGTTGTTTAGCAACTAGTGGAGCAGTAGTTCAATCTATACTAAAAAATGAATTGGCATCACCATATACCTTAGGTGTATCTTCAGGAGCTTCTTTGGGAGCTGGACTTATAATAGTTACAGGAATATCAATACCATTAATAGGTGGATTTACATTACCATTTATAGGATTTATTTTTGGATTAATTACTATGTTTTCTGTGATTGTATTTTCAACAAAAATAGATAAGACTATGTCAAATAATACAGTGGTTCTTGTAGGTATGGTTTTATCTTTATTTGTAAATGCATTATTAACTACTTTGACGGCGTTTTTTAGTAATGATTTAAAAAGTATAGCTCTTTGGCAAATGGGTAGTTTTGCAATGAGAGGATGGACTTACGTTGGATTAATATTGCCATTTTTCTTAGTTGGAATGTTAGGTGTATTTAAGTATACAAAAGAGATGGATATTCTTACATTTGGAGAAGAACAAGCCAAGGCCGTAGGTGTGGACACATATAAGGTGAAGAGAAAATTATTTGTTTACTGTGCAATATTAACAGGTGGGTCTGTAGCACTTAGTGGAACGATTGGATTTGTAGATTTAATTGCTCCTCATGTAGTAAGAAAGGCTTTTGGTTCAAATCATAAATATGTTATACCCATGTCATTTTTATTTGGAGGAGGTCTAATGGTAATAGCAGACTTAATATCCAGAACATTGTTTGCGCCAATAGAACTTCCGGTGGGAGCAGTTACAGCTTTAATAGGCGCACCATTTTTTGCCTATGTATATTTTAAAAAAGGAAGTTGA
- a CDS encoding ABC transporter substrate-binding protein, whose protein sequence is MKKKLLPLLLCLIMLFAVACSNNKEKTVTDREGNEVNIPTNIEKIVSTAPSNTEILAGLGVGDKIVCMDTYSEGIEGVNKDAKKMDFTSPDAEAIIELDPDIVIASGYNKAGSSDDPFKSLSDVGIPVVYIPSSDSIDGIYKDIEFISSIVDKKDKGEEIVSNMKGEIEEIAKVGKTIKDKKKVYVEIGPAPSLYSIGNSTFLNEMIELIGAENIFKDQKSWISPSEESVIDANPDVILTTVNYVKNPEKEIKSRDGWENIKAIKNNEVYYIDADSSSRPTQNIIKALKEMAKAVYPDEYNK, encoded by the coding sequence ATGAAGAAAAAATTATTACCATTGTTATTATGCTTAATAATGCTTTTTGCAGTAGCATGTAGTAACAATAAAGAGAAGACTGTGACAGACAGAGAAGGAAATGAAGTTAATATACCGACGAATATTGAAAAAATTGTATCTACAGCACCTTCCAATACAGAAATATTAGCAGGCTTAGGTGTGGGAGATAAAATTGTGTGCATGGACACATATTCAGAAGGTATAGAAGGTGTAAATAAAGATGCAAAGAAAATGGATTTTACTTCGCCAGATGCAGAGGCAATAATTGAATTAGATCCAGATATTGTTATAGCTTCAGGTTATAATAAAGCAGGGTCTTCAGATGATCCATTCAAATCCCTTAGTGATGTGGGAATACCTGTAGTTTACATACCTAGCAGTGATAGTATAGATGGAATTTACAAAGATATAGAGTTTATTTCTTCTATAGTTGATAAAAAAGATAAAGGTGAAGAAATAGTTTCTAATATGAAAGGTGAAATAGAAGAAATAGCTAAGGTTGGAAAAACTATAAAAGATAAAAAGAAAGTATATGTTGAAATAGGTCCAGCACCTAGTTTATATAGTATTGGAAACTCAACATTTTTAAATGAAATGATTGAACTTATAGGAGCAGAAAATATATTTAAAGATCAAAAATCATGGATATCGCCTAGTGAAGAGTCTGTAATAGATGCCAATCCAGATGTAATTTTAACTACAGTTAATTATGTGAAAAATCCAGAAAAAGAAATAAAATCTCGTGATGGATGGGAAAATATTAAGGCTATAAAAAATAATGAAGTTTATTATATAGATGCTGATTCATCTTCTCGCCCAACTCAAAATATAATAAAAGCTTTAAAGGAAATGGCTAAAGCCGTATACCCAGATGAATATAACAAATAG